A single Anabas testudineus chromosome 10, fAnaTes1.2, whole genome shotgun sequence DNA region contains:
- the pcdh11 gene encoding protocadherin-11 X-linked isoform X2, which produces MDLANQAHVLVALLTCVVLLCQAQERDYTVKEEQPENVRIGNLRKDLDLNLDPNIRLSSPLQFKPVYKTGDVPLVRVEANTGEIFTTNHRIDREKLCSGVFAEKRCYYEIEVAVLPDEIFRLVKIRFLIEDVNDNAPLFQSTVINISIPENTAINTRYPVPSAFDPDVGINGIQHYELVKSVSEFGLDIIETPEGDKWPQLIVQQNLDREQKDTFVMKIKVEDGGSPPKSSTAILQVTISDVNDNRPVFKDSELEVTVPENAPMGTSVAQLHATDADLGLNAQIHFAFSNQISASTKRHFAIDSSTGLITVKQPLDREVTPVHKLIVLASDGSSTPSRATVIVNVTDVNDNVPSIDTRYIINLVNGTVLLSENAPLNTKIALITVTDKDADLYGKVACYTDHDVPFRLKPVFNDQFLLETAAPLDYETTREYAIKIVASDRGMPPLNTSAMVLIKIKDENDNAPIFPQPEIQLSIPENNDPSTQLIKLSATDSDSGHNAEIIYTLGPDAPDGFNIDRRSGILSVGKRLDREKQERYSFTVIARDNGSTSLQSNVTVRLIVQDLNDNSPAFTHPEYNFYVPENLPLYGTVGLITVTDADAGDNAVITLSILNGKDNFIIDPQTGVIKPNITFDREQQSSYTFMVKAVDGGQPPSSSYAKVTINVVDVNDNRPVFVIPSSNYSYDLVRTTTTPGAVVTRVFAIDNDTGMNAELQYSIISNIIITSRVSPRGLFAIDKTTGNITLQEKIVAADQGLHRLVVKVKDLGQPESLHAIALIHLFVNDTVSNATFIQEQLRKSMETPLDRNIGDSEVTPQTNGYVIVVIAIIAGTMTVILVIFVTALVRCRQTPRHKVVQKGKQSGEWVSPNQENRQIKKKKKRKKRSPKSLLLNFVTIDESKPDDPTHEHVNGTLDLPVELEEQTMGKYNWATTPTTFKPDSPDLAKHYKSASPQPTFQIKPETPVAPKKHHVIQELPLDNTFVVGCDSLSKCSSTSSDPYSVSECSCQGGFKTAGQITTRQETALKPPHYGTLCGTGTARSHRIKINL; this is translated from the exons ATGGACTTAGCAAATCAGGCTCATGTGCTGGTGGCCTTGCTCACCTGTGTGGTCTTGCTATGCCAGGCCCAGGAGAGGGACTACACAGTGAAGGAGGAGCAGCCAGAGAACGTCCGCATTGGCAACCTGCGCAAGGATCTGGACCTCAACTTAGACCCCAACATCAGGCTGTCATCGCCGTTGCAGTTCAAGCCTGTGTACAAGACAGGTGACGTGCCTTTGGTGAGGGTGGAGGCCAACACAGGGGAGATCTTTACCACCAATCACAGAATCGACCGGGAGAAGCTGTGTTCAGGGGTCTTCGCTGAGAAGCGCTGCTACTATGAGATTGAGGTGGCCGTGCTGCCTGATGAAATCTTCCGGTTGGTCAAGATCCGCTTCCTAATTGAGGATGTGAATGACAATGCACCCCTTTTCCAGTCCACCGTAATAAACATCTCCATCCCAGAGAACACAGCCATCAACACTCGATACCCAGTGCCCTCAGCATTTGACCCGGATGTAGGGATCAATGGAATCCAACATTATGAACTAGTCAAG AGTGTCAGCGAGTTTGGCTTAGACATCATTGAGACTCCTGAAGGTGACAAGTGGCCGCAGCTTATTGTTCAGCAGAACCTGGATCGCGAACAGAAAGACACCTTTGTCATGAAGATAAAGGTCGAGGATGGTGGCAGTCCTCCTAAGTCCAGCACTGCCATTCTCCAAGTCACCATTTCTGATGTCAATGACAATCGTCCTGTCTTCAAGGACAGCGAGCTAGAGGTCACAGTACCAGAGAATGCCCCCATGGGGACGTCAGTTGCTCAGCTTCATGCTACAGACGCAGACCTGGGATTGAATGCACAGATCCATTTCGCCTTCAGCAACCAGATCTCTGCCTCAACCAAACGTCACTTTGCCATCGACAGCTCTACGGGACTGATCACTGTGAAACAACCACTGGATAGGGAGGTAACTCCCGTTCATAAACTCATCGTCCTTGCCAGCGATGGCAGCTCCACTCCCTCCAGAGCCACGGTGATTGTTAATGTAACAGACGTTAATGACAATGTTCCCTCCATAGACACTCGTTACATTATCAACCTGGTTAATGGGACTGTTCTTCTGTCTGAGAATGCACCTCTCAACACCAAAATAGCCCTAATTACTGTTACTGACAAGGATGCAGATCTTTATGGCAAAGTAGCTTGCTACACTGACCATGATGTTCCTTTCCGGTTGAAGCCTGTCTTTAATGATCAGTTCTTACTAGAGACAGCTGCCCCTCTAGATTATGAGACGACTCGAGAATATGCAATTAAGATAGTGGCTTCGGATAGGGGGATGCCTCCTTTGAACACTTCAGCtatggttttaattaaaatcaagGATGAGAATGACAATGCACCCATCTTCCCCCAGCCAGAAATCCAACTTTCCATACCGGAGAACAATGACCCCTCTACACAGTTAATAAAACTCAGTGCCACTGATTCAGACAGTGGACATAATGCTGAGATTATTTATACACTCGGCCCTGATGCACCTGACGGGTTTAACATAGACAGACGGTCAGGAATCCTCTCTGTTGGCAAACGACTGgacagagaaaagcaggagaGGTACTCATTCACTGTCATAGCGAGGGACAATGGCTCCACATCCCTGCAGAGCAATGTCACTGTCAGGCTAATCGTCCAGGACCTTAATGACAACAGCCCAGCTTTCACACACCCTGAGTACAACTTCTATGTGCCTGAAAACCTGCCTCTCTATGGAACTGTGGGCTTAATTACAGTGACAGACGCAGATGCTGGAGATAATGCTGTCATAACCCTGTCTATATTGAATGGGAAAGATAATTTCATCATCGACCCCCAAACTGGTGTGATCAAACCCAATATAACCTTTGACAGGGAACAACAAAGCTCTTACACGTTTATGGTCAAGGCAGTTGATGGAGGACAACCTCCAAGCTCCTCCTATGCCAAGGTTACTATCAATGTAGTCGATGTAAACGACAATCGTCCGGTGTTCGTCATCCCATCTTCGAATTACTCATATGACCTAGTGCgaaccaccaccacccctgGTGCTGTGGTCACCAGAGTGTTTGCCATTGACAATGACACAGGTATGAACGCTGAGCTGCAGTACAGTATTATcagcaacatcatcatcacatctaGGGTCTCCCCTCGAGGCCTCTTTGCCATCGACAAAACCACGGGTAACATAACACTGCAGGAGAAAATAGTGGCAGCTGATCAGGGCCTGCATAGGCTTGTAGTCAAGGTCAAAGATCTAGGCCAGCCTGAATCATTACATGCTATTGCGCTTATTCACTTGTTTGTCAATGACACTGTGTCAAATGCTACCTTTATCCAAGAGCAGTTGCGAAAAAGCATGGAAACACCGTTGGACCGTAACATAGGGGACAGTGAGGTAACACCTCAAACCAACGGATATGTGATTGTTGTCATAGCTATCATAGCAGGAACCATGACTGTCATCTTGGTGATATTTGTGACCGCCTTGGTGCGCTGCCGGCAGACACCCAGACATAAAGTTGTACAGAAGGGCAAACAGAGTGGTGAGTGGGTGTCACCTAACCAAGAGAACCGTCagatcaagaagaagaagaagagaaagaagcgATCCCCCAAGAGCCTTCTCCTGAACTTTGTTACCATAGATGAATCCAAGCCTGATGACCCCACCCATGAACATGTTAATGGTACACTGGATCTCCctgtggagctggaggagcaaACCATGGGGAAGTACAACTGGGCCACAACGCCCACCACCTTCAAACCTGACAGCCCAGATTTAGCCAAGCATTACAAGTCTGCATCCCCTCAGCCAACATTTCAAATCAAACCGGAGACTCCAGTGGCCCCAAAGAAACACCATGTGATCCAGGAGCTCCCCTTGGACAACACATTCGTGGTGGGCTGTGACTCACTCTCCAAGTGCTCATCAACTAGCTCCGACCCGTACAGTGTCTCAGAGTGCAGCTGTCAGGGGGGATTCAAGACTGCGGGGCAAATCACCACCCGACAG GAGACGGCACTGAAACCACCACACTATGGCACACTCTGTGGCACAGGTACAGCTCGCTCCCACAGGATTAAAATCAATCTCTAG